From a region of the Vaginimicrobium propionicum genome:
- a CDS encoding DUF3043 domain-containing protein produces MGLFRPYNRDENTVADESSTPLSQSEGKKNRPTPTRAEAEAARMQRLNPVPSKKELKARQREVREQERIKNYETLESQPERVLLRNFVDSRWTFSEFVMPLMLIVFAASLLGARIYLLLQISTWLMYGLLVGMVLEVTWLWFKYKQILFERYPHANKRGLLAYMWSRMIQPRRFRRPGTQINRGDPF; encoded by the coding sequence GTGGGACTGTTTCGGCCATATAACCGCGATGAAAATACGGTGGCAGACGAATCGTCGACACCCCTCAGTCAGTCTGAAGGTAAGAAGAATCGTCCAACCCCTACCAGGGCAGAAGCCGAAGCCGCCAGGATGCAGCGGCTAAATCCTGTGCCGTCAAAGAAAGAATTAAAGGCTAGGCAACGCGAGGTACGCGAGCAAGAGCGGATAAAGAATTATGAGACGCTAGAGTCTCAGCCCGAGCGCGTTCTGTTGCGAAACTTTGTTGACTCTAGGTGGACTTTCAGCGAATTCGTTATGCCTCTTATGCTGATTGTTTTCGCAGCGTCGCTATTGGGCGCAAGAATTTATCTGCTGTTGCAGATATCAACTTGGCTGATGTACGGGCTTTTGGTTGGAATGGTGCTAGAAGTCACCTGGCTTTGGTTTAAATATAAACAAATCCTATTCGAGCGTTACCCGCACGCCAATAAGCGCGGTTTGCTGGCCTATATGTGGTCTCGCATGATTCAGCCTCGACGTTTCCGCCGCCCTGGGACGCAAATCAACCGAGGAGACCCCTTCTAA
- a CDS encoding iron-sulfur cluster assembly accessory protein, whose amino-acid sequence MSENNTGITLKPAAVEKAAALLAAEEADTTNVALRIAVQPGGCSGLRYQLQFDDQQLEGDVFDDYDGIRLVVDKLSQPYLNGATIDFVDTIQAQGFTIDNPNAQNTCACGDSFH is encoded by the coding sequence ATGAGCGAAAACAATACCGGAATAACTCTAAAACCGGCTGCGGTAGAAAAGGCTGCTGCGTTATTGGCTGCCGAAGAGGCCGACACCACCAATGTGGCATTGCGGATTGCCGTCCAACCAGGGGGCTGTTCTGGGCTGCGCTATCAATTGCAATTTGATGACCAGCAGCTAGAGGGTGACGTCTTTGATGATTATGACGGCATTCGGCTAGTGGTCGATAAATTGAGTCAACCTTATCTAAATGGAGCCACCATTGATTTCGTGGATACCATCCAGGCTCAAGGCTTCACCATCGATAACCCGAATGCGCAAAATACTTGCGCTTGCGGAGACTCATTCCACTAA
- a CDS encoding GuaB1 family IMP dehydrogenase-related protein — protein sequence MHFLGEKPDYDLTYNDVFMVPGRSSVTSRLDVDLTSTDGLNLPTPIVVANMTAISGRRMAETIARRGGIAVLPQDIPVDVLAETITRVKASPVVFETPITVEPTMPVGAAATLLEKRAHKAVIAIDEQRHPLGVMGRNNAIGVDRFSQVHEVMNPQMTIVKSSATPEEVFAALDKSRQPLAVAVNEDGQLVGVMTIKGALRAEIYRPSLDKDGHLRVASAIGISGDAQHRAEYLLEAGADLLVLDTAHGHQERMLEALSKVSRVRDAFELATGKHVLLVAGNVVTRGGTIDLIESGADIVKVGVGPGAMCTTRMQTGVGRPQFSAVLECASAARQLGKAVWADGGIRHPRDVALALAASAGAVMIGSWFAGTHESTGDLLFDADGRAYKESFGMASARAVRNRTRTKNTFERAKAALFEEGISHSKMYLDPLRPGVEDLLDFITSGVRSSCTYAGAANLSEFAEHCLVGVQSPSGYEEGRPLRSSWDLVE from the coding sequence GTGCATTTTCTCGGCGAAAAACCTGATTATGACCTGACTTACAACGATGTCTTCATGGTGCCTGGACGCAGTTCAGTGACCTCAAGGCTGGACGTAGATCTGACTTCGACAGATGGCCTAAATTTGCCAACCCCAATAGTGGTCGCCAATATGACCGCAATTTCTGGGCGCCGGATGGCGGAGACTATCGCCAGGCGCGGCGGCATTGCGGTACTCCCCCAAGACATTCCGGTGGACGTCTTGGCAGAAACAATAACCAGAGTTAAGGCCTCACCTGTTGTTTTTGAGACTCCAATAACTGTGGAACCAACAATGCCGGTCGGTGCCGCAGCAACCCTGCTCGAAAAACGAGCCCATAAAGCAGTGATTGCTATCGATGAGCAACGACATCCTCTAGGGGTTATGGGACGTAATAACGCCATCGGGGTAGACAGATTCTCCCAAGTCCATGAGGTAATGAACCCTCAGATGACGATAGTTAAATCCAGCGCCACACCTGAAGAAGTATTCGCTGCCTTGGACAAGTCGAGACAGCCCCTAGCTGTAGCCGTGAACGAGGACGGGCAACTGGTTGGGGTAATGACGATTAAAGGTGCCCTGCGCGCCGAAATCTATCGTCCATCTTTAGATAAAGATGGACATCTTCGAGTCGCTAGCGCAATCGGAATTTCTGGCGACGCACAACATCGCGCGGAATATTTACTAGAAGCTGGTGCCGACCTACTGGTTTTAGATACCGCCCATGGCCACCAAGAAAGGATGTTGGAGGCACTATCTAAGGTTTCCAGGGTTCGCGATGCCTTCGAGTTGGCCACTGGCAAACATGTGCTGTTGGTGGCAGGAAACGTGGTTACCCGAGGGGGCACAATAGATCTCATCGAATCCGGTGCCGATATTGTCAAAGTTGGGGTCGGTCCTGGCGCGATGTGCACCACTAGAATGCAGACCGGCGTTGGGCGCCCACAATTCTCGGCCGTGCTGGAATGCGCTTCGGCAGCTCGCCAGCTCGGCAAGGCAGTGTGGGCAGATGGCGGTATTCGTCACCCCCGCGATGTCGCCCTGGCATTAGCTGCCTCGGCGGGTGCAGTGATGATTGGCAGTTGGTTTGCTGGCACCCACGAATCTACTGGTGATCTACTTTTCGACGCCGATGGTCGAGCTTATAAGGAATCTTTCGGCATGGCCAGCGCGCGAGCTGTCCGCAATCGAACTAGAACGAAAAACACCTTTGAACGCGCCAAGGCAGCGCTATTCGAGGAGGGGATCTCGCACTCGAAAATGTATCTTGACCCGCTTCGTCCAGGGGTGGAAGATTTATTGGATTTCATCACCTCTGGGGTGCGCAGCTCATGCACTTATGCTGGTGCCGCAAATCTTAGTGAATTTGCTGAGCACTGCCTTGTTGGCGTGCAGTCGCCGTCAGGCTATGAAGAAGGCCGTCCACTGCGTTCCAGCTGGGATTTAGTGGAATGA
- a CDS encoding response regulator has product MSASETQPTRGVDKLRVIVYSSDRTVRQSIKTALGSKVSADLPELDYYDFATQPALMKALDEEAFDLAILDGEAVPGGMGISHQMRDEIKDPPPVVLLVARQDDSWMAAWSKAEMIVPYPIDPLNFPKAVAKALRDDRAGRITILSSDRVDPGTSSRHVKPKD; this is encoded by the coding sequence ATGAGCGCTTCAGAAACGCAACCGACACGTGGGGTCGACAAGTTGAGGGTAATCGTATATTCGTCTGATCGGACTGTTAGGCAATCCATTAAGACAGCTTTAGGGTCTAAAGTTTCCGCTGATTTGCCTGAACTGGACTACTACGATTTCGCTACTCAACCGGCATTGATGAAGGCTCTAGATGAGGAAGCTTTCGATTTAGCCATCCTTGACGGTGAGGCAGTTCCGGGTGGCATGGGGATCTCACATCAAATGCGTGACGAGATTAAAGATCCGCCGCCAGTTGTGCTATTGGTGGCTCGCCAAGATGATTCGTGGATGGCAGCGTGGTCGAAAGCAGAAATGATCGTGCCTTATCCAATTGATCCACTGAATTTCCCGAAGGCGGTCGCCAAAGCGCTTAGAGACGACAGGGCTGGGCGCATCACTATCTTGTCCAGTGACCGCGTTGATCCGGGCACTTCGTCTCGTCACGTTAAGCCGAAAGATTAG
- the trpD gene encoding anthranilate phosphoribosyltransferase gives MTIQNFSWPQLLTDLIGGNDMSQEATAWAMEEILEGNVSTAVMAAFMVALRAKGETVAEIAGLADGMLAKAKPIQLPNEAVDIVGSGGDRANTVNISTMAAIVAAAAGAKVIKHGNRAASSMAGTADTLEALGAGIYVPPEAQQQIFDECGLVFLFAPMYHSSLRFTAPTRRELGVQTTFNFLGPLTNPARPLGQAIGIANRQMAELVAGVLTSRGARGLVFHGYDGLDEITTTSRSDVWIFNDDKCRFTQLNPLDLGIQPADLKQLVGGAPSHNAEVVRNVMAGQKGPVRDVVCLNAAAALLAFEGPDLAVGLAKQLLTHYERANQAIDSGQASDLLDRWIGLSAKLNQKF, from the coding sequence ATGACTATCCAGAATTTCTCTTGGCCGCAGTTGCTGACTGATTTAATCGGTGGCAACGACATGAGCCAGGAGGCCACCGCTTGGGCGATGGAAGAGATCCTGGAAGGTAATGTTTCTACGGCTGTGATGGCAGCTTTTATGGTTGCTTTGCGCGCCAAAGGTGAAACTGTCGCTGAAATCGCCGGACTTGCAGATGGCATGCTGGCTAAGGCGAAACCCATTCAGCTGCCGAATGAAGCGGTAGATATCGTCGGCTCGGGTGGAGATAGAGCGAATACCGTAAATATCTCAACTATGGCGGCGATAGTGGCCGCTGCGGCTGGGGCAAAAGTTATAAAACACGGCAATAGGGCAGCCTCGTCTATGGCTGGTACCGCTGATACTTTAGAAGCGCTGGGGGCAGGGATATATGTGCCGCCAGAAGCGCAACAGCAAATCTTCGATGAATGCGGCCTAGTATTCCTATTCGCGCCGATGTATCACTCTTCCCTACGGTTTACGGCACCGACAAGGCGTGAGCTAGGCGTCCAAACCACTTTCAACTTCCTAGGGCCACTAACTAACCCAGCTCGTCCACTCGGTCAGGCCATCGGTATCGCGAACCGTCAGATGGCTGAGCTGGTGGCTGGCGTACTGACATCTCGTGGTGCGCGTGGATTAGTGTTTCACGGTTACGACGGATTAGACGAAATAACCACTACCTCACGCTCTGATGTGTGGATTTTCAATGACGACAAATGCAGATTTACTCAACTGAATCCGTTAGATTTAGGCATCCAGCCAGCCGACCTAAAACAGCTTGTAGGTGGCGCGCCCAGTCATAATGCCGAAGTGGTACGCAACGTTATGGCTGGCCAGAAAGGTCCGGTACGTGACGTGGTATGCCTGAATGCGGCGGCTGCACTGCTGGCTTTCGAGGGACCAGATTTAGCGGTTGGGTTGGCTAAGCAACTTCTGACCCACTATGAACGTGCTAACCAAGCTATCGATTCTGGTCAAGCAAGTGACTTGCTCGACCGCTGGATTGGGTTGAGTGCTAAGCTGAACCAAAAGTTTTGA
- a CDS encoding prepilin peptidase, producing MMLCCFALSPAITAIWLVILATCPEPDSDPDIKFKKPYRQLANSRFVVICLLVSVISQVATYWVTESQKPLWLAYGSGVGVLVATDAVTTWLPNRLMHCSWGLCAAALAFEAIRASPQYLVEPLIGSLALSAALWLAWRFGRNFGFGDVRLGVIVGALAGSGGFDFWWYSIILSAMASCLWGLATLLWRRIHPSPLGKVFAYGPGMWLGPYLALATTTLV from the coding sequence ATGATGTTATGTTGTTTTGCACTCTCACCGGCTATAACAGCTATCTGGCTAGTAATTCTTGCCACCTGCCCTGAACCGGATTCTGATCCAGACATTAAATTTAAGAAGCCGTATCGACAATTAGCCAATTCTAGATTCGTGGTTATATGCCTGCTAGTCAGTGTCATTTCTCAAGTGGCCACTTACTGGGTTACCGAATCTCAAAAACCGTTGTGGCTAGCTTATGGCAGCGGGGTCGGGGTATTAGTTGCCACTGATGCAGTCACCACCTGGCTACCAAATAGGTTGATGCACTGTTCTTGGGGTTTATGTGCAGCAGCTTTAGCGTTCGAAGCGATCAGAGCAAGCCCTCAGTATCTTGTTGAGCCACTAATTGGATCCTTAGCTCTAAGCGCTGCTCTCTGGTTAGCTTGGCGATTTGGGCGCAATTTCGGTTTCGGCGATGTTCGACTGGGCGTCATAGTAGGCGCTTTGGCTGGCAGCGGCGGATTCGACTTTTGGTGGTATTCCATCATCTTGTCCGCTATGGCTTCTTGTCTGTGGGGGTTGGCAACCCTTTTATGGCGACGTATTCACCCCTCGCCATTAGGGAAAGTATTTGCTTATGGACCAGGAATGTGGCTAGGACCCTACCTTGCTCTGGCTACGACAACGCTGGTTTGA
- a CDS encoding long-chain fatty acid--CoA ligase: protein MTSTLSASKKRHVAWLLEATCQSYGNRPATRIWRDKAWRVETYHQLRERANQIGAALIRAGVVRGDRVAILSSNMPEWTQVDMAVARIGAVLVPLYSTSTVEQIVHILEDCGAVVIFTGDAQQTERAQQASEQLPQLRQVVSFASEADITLEKFAPRKDCTKEESAEIADRMAANDESDLLSIVYTSGTTGDPRGVMISHRAMFAQLASLDEIFDFGSEEHSLCFLPLSHALERGWSTYMIAHGCMNTYVPDTRKVSELLTKAKPTMLVSVPKLYETVLASATESVSKSPIKRRIFDWALRVGGQIQKAHSKGKKPRLWWRWQLPFADRLVFRSVREAMGGPKTILACGGAPLRIEVEHFFSACGMQILNGYGLTEASPLVSFNRPTNYKEGTAGPVMPGGQIAIGLNSEIFYRGENVMDGYWGNPQASAEIIDNEGWLHTGDIGYVDDDGFLVITDRLKDIIVTIGGKNVSPAPIENILLADPLFEQAVLLGDNRPYLTLLIKPSVSQLNRITERLHIANNDIRDTLENSEVVEEIRRRVTELTAKLPRHEQIRDIRLLPESFTLENGLLTPSLKVKRKEVEARFSQIIDDMYAKLAEAKKARDQRSNR from the coding sequence ATGACGTCCACGTTGTCAGCATCGAAGAAGCGCCACGTGGCATGGTTGCTGGAAGCAACTTGCCAGAGTTATGGAAATCGTCCAGCTACCAGAATTTGGCGAGATAAAGCGTGGCGGGTCGAAACTTACCACCAGCTGCGTGAGCGAGCCAATCAGATCGGTGCAGCATTGATCCGAGCAGGGGTTGTGCGTGGAGATCGGGTTGCCATATTGTCGTCGAATATGCCCGAGTGGACGCAAGTTGATATGGCAGTAGCCCGTATAGGTGCTGTTTTAGTGCCGCTGTATTCAACTTCCACCGTAGAGCAAATTGTCCACATACTAGAAGATTGTGGGGCAGTGGTAATTTTCACTGGTGATGCTCAGCAAACTGAGCGCGCTCAACAGGCAAGTGAGCAGTTACCGCAATTGCGCCAGGTGGTGTCCTTTGCCTCTGAGGCTGACATAACCTTAGAAAAATTTGCCCCACGTAAAGACTGCACCAAGGAAGAATCGGCTGAGATAGCTGACAGAATGGCGGCCAACGATGAATCAGATCTGCTATCTATCGTCTACACTTCCGGTACTACCGGCGATCCGCGCGGAGTGATGATTAGTCATCGAGCTATGTTCGCACAACTAGCTAGTCTCGATGAGATTTTTGATTTTGGGTCTGAGGAACATTCGTTGTGTTTCTTGCCGCTCTCTCACGCCTTAGAGCGGGGGTGGAGCACTTATATGATCGCTCATGGATGTATGAATACCTACGTCCCTGATACAAGAAAAGTCTCGGAGCTACTAACCAAAGCTAAGCCGACGATGCTAGTTTCAGTTCCTAAACTTTATGAGACCGTGCTTGCTAGTGCCACTGAATCAGTATCTAAATCACCTATTAAACGCCGGATTTTTGATTGGGCCTTAAGGGTTGGCGGGCAGATTCAAAAAGCGCACTCCAAAGGCAAGAAACCTAGATTGTGGTGGCGTTGGCAATTACCATTTGCTGATCGTCTAGTATTTCGCAGTGTTCGTGAGGCTATGGGCGGGCCTAAGACCATCTTGGCTTGTGGCGGGGCTCCTCTTCGAATTGAGGTAGAACATTTCTTCAGTGCCTGCGGTATGCAAATCCTCAATGGCTACGGATTGACTGAGGCTTCGCCGCTAGTTAGCTTCAACCGTCCCACCAACTATAAAGAGGGCACTGCCGGGCCAGTAATGCCAGGCGGTCAGATCGCCATCGGGCTTAATTCCGAGATTTTCTATCGTGGCGAAAATGTCATGGACGGATATTGGGGAAATCCTCAAGCTAGTGCTGAAATTATCGACAATGAAGGGTGGCTGCATACTGGCGATATTGGTTACGTTGATGACGATGGATTCTTGGTTATTACCGATCGGCTAAAAGACATTATCGTCACCATCGGCGGTAAAAATGTTTCTCCAGCCCCGATAGAAAATATCTTGCTGGCTGACCCATTATTTGAGCAGGCTGTTCTATTGGGTGACAATCGTCCATATTTGACCTTGCTGATAAAACCGTCGGTATCGCAGCTCAATAGAATTACTGAGCGGCTACACATCGCCAATAATGACATCCGCGATACTTTGGAAAACAGCGAAGTTGTAGAGGAAATTCGCAGACGAGTAACGGAATTGACCGCCAAACTGCCTCGCCATGAGCAGATTCGTGATATTCGTCTATTGCCCGAATCGTTTACTCTCGAAAATGGTCTGTTAACTCCTTCATTGAAAGTCAAACGCAAAGAAGTTGAGGCGCGTTTCAGTCAAATAATCGACGATATGTATGCCAAACTCGCTGAAGCTAAGAAAGCCAGAGATCAACGAAGTAATAGGTGA
- a CDS encoding DUF3040 domain-containing protein, with the protein MALSEDEQRLLDELEASLAADDPRLANTLGTRSSYKVHRRRASLAGLLFAIGVALLIGGLSTQIWALGLVGFVAMFAATVIGISAWQKVEGAEKPVTAPTSTGGGRPFMGKMEDRWRRRQNGGR; encoded by the coding sequence ATGGCGCTGTCGGAAGATGAGCAGCGGTTGCTGGACGAGCTTGAAGCGTCGCTTGCGGCTGATGACCCCAGATTGGCTAACACCCTGGGTACGCGAAGCTCCTATAAGGTGCATCGACGCCGAGCTTCGTTGGCAGGATTGCTCTTCGCTATTGGGGTTGCCCTTCTCATTGGCGGGTTGTCAACCCAGATCTGGGCGCTAGGTTTGGTCGGTTTTGTCGCCATGTTCGCGGCTACCGTCATTGGTATTAGTGCTTGGCAAAAGGTTGAAGGCGCTGAAAAGCCGGTAACCGCACCGACATCAACCGGTGGTGGTCGTCCTTTTATGGGCAAAATGGAGGATAGGTGGCGTCGGCGTCAAAATGGTGGCCGATAG
- the mraZ gene encoding division/cell wall cluster transcriptional repressor MraZ: MFLGTYMPKLDDKGRFFVPAKFRDELAGGLVITRNQERSLAIYPLPAFVEMVKKIKASATTLKQLRDLDRMLAAGASDDAPDKQGRLTIPPVLRSYAGLETQIVVIGAIDRLEVWDEAAWQHYSSEQELNFADLNEHIVRE, encoded by the coding sequence ATGTTCCTCGGGACTTATATGCCGAAGCTGGACGACAAAGGCCGCTTCTTTGTGCCCGCGAAGTTTCGTGATGAGTTGGCTGGTGGCCTAGTCATAACGCGAAACCAAGAGCGGTCATTGGCCATTTATCCGCTACCAGCTTTCGTCGAGATGGTTAAGAAGATAAAAGCTTCGGCCACCACCTTGAAGCAATTACGGGACTTGGATCGGATGCTCGCTGCTGGCGCCTCGGACGATGCGCCGGATAAACAGGGTCGGCTGACGATTCCTCCAGTGCTGCGCAGCTATGCCGGTCTAGAAACTCAAATCGTGGTTATAGGTGCCATCGATCGCTTAGAGGTTTGGGATGAGGCGGCTTGGCAGCACTACTCCAGTGAACAAGAACTTAATTTCGCTGACCTGAACGAACACATAGTCCGGGAATAA
- the rsmH gene encoding 16S rRNA (cytosine(1402)-N(4))-methyltransferase RsmH has protein sequence MRLRLATDTSGRVIHVPVMAERILELVQPCLSRPGAVFVDATVGLAGHASAVLADNPNAHLIGIDRDPQALEIARQRLAEFGDRVHLVQARFDELPRVCDELQVDAISALLFDLGLSSLQIDRKERGFAYSIDSPLDMRMSVAEGESAAEIVNTYPVDRLAKIFIRYGEEPSATRIAKAIVKARTDEPFENSARLVEVIEQALPAALRYQGSHPAKRVFQALRIEVNGELEALTNVLPQALKLLDVGGRCCVLSYHSLEDRIVKQQFAAVSKDDVPRGLPFVPPDRLAKFKVVTRGCERPTESEIQNNPRAASARLRVCQRVRSEVNL, from the coding sequence TTGAGGTTACGCCTAGCCACCGATACATCGGGGCGTGTGATTCACGTTCCGGTGATGGCTGAGCGCATCCTAGAATTGGTTCAACCTTGTCTTAGTCGTCCAGGTGCAGTTTTTGTTGACGCTACCGTAGGTCTGGCTGGACATGCATCAGCCGTACTAGCCGACAACCCTAACGCTCATCTGATTGGTATTGACCGAGATCCGCAGGCACTTGAGATAGCCCGGCAACGGTTAGCCGAATTTGGTGATCGCGTCCACTTAGTCCAAGCCAGATTTGATGAACTGCCTAGAGTTTGCGATGAACTACAAGTTGATGCCATCTCGGCGCTCCTTTTTGATCTAGGGCTATCAAGTTTGCAGATTGACCGTAAAGAGCGTGGTTTCGCCTATTCGATCGACTCACCACTAGATATGCGAATGAGCGTCGCAGAAGGCGAAAGTGCCGCTGAAATAGTTAACACCTATCCAGTAGATAGACTTGCCAAAATTTTTATCCGCTACGGTGAAGAGCCGAGTGCTACCAGAATTGCCAAGGCAATCGTCAAAGCGCGTACTGATGAGCCATTCGAAAATTCTGCTCGGTTGGTTGAAGTTATTGAACAAGCGTTGCCGGCGGCTCTTAGATATCAGGGTTCACATCCAGCTAAGCGGGTATTTCAGGCACTACGCATCGAAGTGAACGGAGAGCTTGAAGCTTTGACTAACGTTCTGCCTCAGGCCTTGAAATTGCTGGACGTTGGCGGCAGATGCTGCGTGCTTAGCTATCACTCTTTAGAAGACCGCATCGTCAAACAGCAATTCGCTGCGGTGTCGAAAGATGATGTTCCACGCGGACTACCTTTCGTTCCACCTGACAGGTTAGCCAAATTCAAAGTGGTTACCAGAGGCTGCGAACGTCCAACTGAATCTGAAATCCAAAATAACCCACGTGCTGCCTCCGCCAGGCTGCGAGTCTGCCAGCGGGTGCGCTCGGAGGTGAATTTATGA
- a CDS encoding penicillin-binding protein 2, with product MKKLKIVSSAKRINAFLVVFAIALTILVARAVQIQGIDSAANAQKAAAQLTHTQVIKAQRGQLRDRNGKLLAESQPAFSVIGDPTAISTNGCDPNSWSDAEKEKAARAPKAIADILIRYLGGKTDDYLPKLTDLKNPDGSPKQYVVLKRKVAADLYQQMAEELAKGGWYGIYRQEDPARYYPNGQLAASIIGFTNDDGDGQLGLEAWLNDDLKGEDGKQTFQSSIYGEIPLGEHTLIPAKDGNSYDLTIDSDLQWMAEQELTKVVAEKKAKSGFISIMAVKTGEVLALANEPGFDANNPGDADPGDLSNRAITQAYEPGSVEKVLTFAALLDAGVMEPDTQVEVPSRIWSGSGYITDSWQHGTLPFTARGVLSNSSNIGTVELARQIPKADLSNYLSKFGFGSPTGIQLPGESDPMGILPGTDMADFTRDQIAFGQGLSLTGMQMTAALSAVTNGGVYHAPTIIKSGQRADGSPIDIASEEPRRVISEEASKKLVSMMEATIASPEINGYQKRLIPGYRVGGKSGTAQKIGAFGAYDGGYTGSYAVVAPVEDPQILVYVVIDEPKNGYYGETVAFPSAQKMMQLALPRYGVAPSASVPEYSDPLYY from the coding sequence ATGAAGAAGCTGAAGATCGTCTCCAGCGCAAAAAGAATTAACGCATTTCTCGTTGTTTTTGCTATCGCTTTGACGATCTTGGTTGCTCGAGCCGTCCAGATTCAGGGGATAGATTCGGCAGCCAATGCTCAGAAAGCTGCTGCTCAGCTAACCCATACCCAAGTTATCAAGGCTCAACGCGGTCAATTAAGGGATCGTAATGGCAAGTTATTGGCGGAAAGCCAGCCAGCTTTCAGTGTGATAGGTGATCCGACCGCCATCTCAACTAATGGGTGTGATCCAAATAGTTGGAGTGATGCCGAGAAGGAAAAAGCTGCCCGCGCCCCCAAAGCTATAGCCGATATTCTGATTCGGTATCTAGGTGGAAAAACCGATGATTATTTGCCAAAGCTCACCGATTTGAAGAATCCAGACGGTAGTCCGAAACAATATGTGGTGCTAAAACGCAAGGTAGCAGCCGACTTATATCAACAAATGGCCGAAGAACTCGCCAAAGGTGGGTGGTATGGCATTTATCGTCAGGAAGATCCGGCTCGCTACTATCCGAATGGCCAACTAGCGGCAAGCATCATTGGGTTTACTAATGATGATGGTGATGGCCAACTTGGGCTAGAGGCCTGGCTGAATGACGATTTGAAAGGGGAGGATGGGAAACAAACTTTTCAATCATCAATTTACGGCGAGATTCCGTTAGGTGAACACACTCTAATTCCGGCTAAAGATGGCAACAGCTATGACTTAACGATTGACTCCGACTTACAGTGGATGGCTGAACAAGAGTTAACCAAGGTCGTAGCTGAGAAGAAAGCCAAATCCGGTTTTATCTCCATAATGGCGGTGAAAACTGGCGAAGTTTTGGCTTTGGCTAATGAGCCTGGCTTCGACGCTAATAACCCTGGAGACGCCGATCCTGGCGATCTATCAAATAGAGCCATCACCCAGGCTTATGAACCAGGATCTGTAGAGAAAGTTTTGACTTTCGCTGCTTTGCTGGACGCGGGAGTTATGGAGCCAGATACCCAAGTTGAGGTGCCTAGCAGGATTTGGTCCGGTTCAGGCTATATCACCGATTCTTGGCAGCATGGCACGCTACCTTTCACAGCTCGGGGAGTGCTCTCAAATTCTTCGAATATCGGCACAGTCGAACTGGCTAGACAGATACCGAAAGCCGACTTAAGTAACTATCTAAGTAAATTCGGTTTTGGTAGCCCAACTGGTATTCAGTTGCCGGGTGAATCTGACCCGATGGGTATATTGCCGGGAACCGATATGGCCGATTTCACGCGCGATCAGATCGCTTTCGGTCAAGGACTTTCGCTTACCGGAATGCAAATGACGGCAGCGTTGAGTGCGGTGACCAACGGTGGTGTTTATCATGCACCTACGATCATTAAATCTGGTCAGCGCGCGGACGGTAGCCCGATTGATATAGCTAGCGAGGAACCTCGACGAGTTATCAGTGAAGAAGCTTCTAAGAAACTTGTTTCTATGATGGAAGCCACCATTGCTTCGCCAGAAATTAACGGATATCAAAAAAGGCTTATTCCTGGTTACCGGGTGGGTGGAAAGTCTGGAACAGCCCAAAAAATTGGCGCATTTGGCGCCTATGACGGTGGCTACACCGGCTCGTATGCTGTTGTCGCGCCGGTAGAGGATCCGCAAATTCTCGTTTACGTTGTCATTGACGAGCCAAAAAACGGTTATTACGGTGAGACTGTTGCCTTTCCTAGTGCCCAAAAAATGATGCAATTGGCTCTTCCGAGGTACGGTGTTGCACCGAGCGCGAGCGTGCCGGAATATTCTGACCCGCTGTACTACTGA